A single genomic interval of Camelina sativa cultivar DH55 chromosome 11, Cs, whole genome shotgun sequence harbors:
- the LOC104725634 gene encoding acid phosphatase 1-like yields the protein MRIYLIVLVVVSLFSSSDSILEYPSEIESMHEKAAEEDVNLHCTTWRFAAEMNNLAPWKSIPVECADYVKNYVMGKGYATDLERVSEEALIFANSVEFSGDGKDIWVFDIDETLLSNLPYYIDHGFGLELFDHSEFDKWVERGVAPAIAPSLKLYQRVVDLGYKVFLLTGRKESHRLVTVENLISAAGFQNWDKLILRSPEEQHKLATLYKSEKRDEMVKEGYRIRFR from the exons ATGAGGATTTATCTGATTGTCCTCGTGGTGGTCTCTTTATTCTCCTCCTCCGATTCGATTCTCGAGTACCCATCCGAAATCGAGAGCATGCACGAGAAAGCTGCCGAAGAAGATGTAAATTTGCATTGCACGACCTGGAGATTCGCGGCGGAGATGAACAATCTCGCCCCGTGGAAATCGATTCCGGTTGAGTGTGCCGATTACGTTAAGAACTACGTCATGGGTAAAGGCTACGCCACCGATCTGGAGAGAGTCTCTGAGGAAGCTTTGATCTTTGCCAACAGCGTCGAATTCTCAGGCGACGGCAAAGATATTTGGGTTTTCGATATCGATGAGACTCTCTTGTCTAATCTTCCTTATTACATTGACCATGGCTTTGG TTTGGAGCTTTTTGATCATTCGGAGTTTGATAAATGGGTAGAGAGAGGAGTGGCACCGGCTATAGCACCAAGCTTGAAGCTTTACCAAAGAGTGGTTGatttggggtacaaagtttttTTGCTTACAGGGAGGAAAGAGAGTCACAGGCTTGTTACTGTTGAAAACCTTATCAGTGCTGCTGGTTTCCAGAACTGGGACAAGCTTATCCTCAG ATCTCCAGAGGAACAGCACAAATTGGCAACTCTATACAAATCTgagaagagagatgagatgGTGAAAGAGGGATACAGGATTAGATTCAGGTGA